In Actinomadura luteofluorescens, the sequence GCGGGCTGCTCGGTCCTCGCCCCCTCGTGCCCCTGGCCGCGTGCCTCGAACCCGACGCAGTCGACGGAGGCGTCCACCTCGGGGACGCCGAGGATCTGCTCGATCTGCGCGGCCACGTCGCCGTGCTCCGACAGGTCGATCGTCTCGCAGCCGAAGCCGCGGGCCTGCTCCAGCCGCTGCCCGTTCATGTCGCCGACGATCACGACGGCGGCGCCGAGCAGCAGGCAGGCGGTCGCCGACGCGAGGCCGACCGGTCCCGCGCCCGCGACGTACACGGTCGAGCCGGTGGTGACGCCGGCGGTGTAGGCGCCGTGGTATCCGGTCGGGAAGATGTCCGACAGCATCGACAGGTCGGGCAACTTCTCCATCACGGTGTCGCGGTCGGCCGGGAACCTGAGCAGGTTGAAGTCGGCGTACGGGACGACCGCGTACTCGGCCTGGCCGCCGTGCCAGCCGCCCATGTCGACGTACCCGTAGGCGGCACCCGGCCGTTCCCGGTTGACGTTCTCGCACACGCCGGTGTGGCGCTCCTTGCAGTTGCGGCAGCGGCCGCACGCGATGTTGAACGGGACGCTGACGAGGTCGCCGCGCTTGATGAACTCGACGTCCCTGCCGGTCTCGATCACCTCCCCGGTGATCTCGTGGCCGAGCGTGAGCCCGGCGGGCGCGGTCGTCCGGCCGCGCACCATGTGCTGGTCGGAACCGCAGATGTTGGTGGCCAGTACCTTCAGGATGGCGCCGTGCTCCAGCTTGCGCCCGCCCTGTTCGGCGAGTTCGAGCTTGGGGAAGTCCAGGTTCTCGACCGTGACCTCGCCCGGCCCCTGGTACACGACCCCTCGGTTGGTGTCCGCCACGTCCTCCCCCTCCGTGTAGAGAGTCGGCTCGCAGGCGCCCGGAACGGCGGACCGTGCTCGTCGCCCCCGTCCTCGGACGTCACGGGTGTCCACGAGGGATGTACCCGGTTTATAGCTAATAGTCCGATTTTCTGGCCAGGGGCTCGGGAGTCCGGCCGCCCGGAGCCGGGTGCGGGGGGACCGGAGTCGCGAATGGGGTCTTGACGGACGAAATGTTCGCGCTCACAATCGGCCCATCGGATCACCGCCGGGCACCGGCACGACTGCGGAGGAGGAGGCGATGGCGGACCACGGCACCCCGAATCCGCCGATCATGGCCGACGTCGCCCAGCTGGCGGGGGTGTCGCACCAGACGGTGTCGCGGGTGGTCAACGACCACCCGAACGTCTCGGCGCGGACCCGGGCCCGGGTGCAGGCGGCGATCGCCGAGCTCGGCTACCGGCCGAACTCGGCGGCCAGGACCCTGGTGACCCGGCGCTCCAGGACGCTCGGCGTGGTCAGCTTCGAATCCACGCTCTACGGTCCGGCCTCGATGCTGCACGGCATCGAGCAGGCGGCCCGGAACGCCGACTTCTTCGTCAGCATCGTCAGCCTGCGGGCGATCACGCAGCGCGCGCTGCTGGACGCGGTCGGACGGTTGGCCGAGCAGGCCGTCGAGGGCGTCGTGGTGATCGCCCCGCACACCTCGACGAACGACGTGCTGGCGCAGGCCGGCCGGCTCGTGCCGCTGGTGGGGGCCGGGTGCGGCCTGACCGCGGGGGTTCCGATGGCGGCGATCGACCAGCGCGAGGGCGCGGTGGCGGCCACCCGCCACCTGCTCGACCTCGGGCACCGCACGGTCCACCACGTCGCGGGGCCCGTGACCTGGCTCGACGCGGTCGGCCGGGCCGACGGCTGGCGGGCGACCCTGACCGAGGCCGGTGCGGCGGTGCCGGAGCCGCTGACCGGTGACTGGAGCGCCCGGTCGGGCTACGAGGCCGGGCGGCGGCTCGCGCGGGACCCCTCGGTCACGGCGGTGTTCTGCGCCAACGACCACATGGCCCTGGGCGTGCTCCGCGCGCTGCACGAGGCCGGCCGCCGGGTCCCCGAGGACGTCAGCCTGGTGGGCTTCGACGACATCCCGGAGGCCGCCTACTTCATCCCGCCGCTGTCCACGGTGCGCCAGGACTTCGGCGAGCTCGGCCGCCGTTCGCTGGAGTTGCTGGTGCAGCGCCTGGGCGAACCCTCGGGGCCGCCGGGGAATGTGCTGATCCCGCCGGAGCTGGTGGTCAGGTCCAGCGCCCGGCCGGCCCCGCGCACCTGACCGACCGATGCCCGCGTACTTCAGCGATGAGGGAATTGTGAGCGCTAACATCAACCAGGCCGCCTGCGTCGTCGGCGTCGACTTCGGCACGCTGTCCGGCCGGGCGGTCGTCGTCCGGGTCGCCGACGGCGCCGAGCTGGGCGGCGCCGTCCACGACTACGGCGACGCGGTGATCGAGCGGGTGCTGCCGGGCACGGGGGAGCCGCTCCCGCCCGACTGGGCGCTGCAGAACCCCGCGGACTGGCGGGCCGTGCTGCGCACAGCCGTCCCCGCCGCCGTCGCCGAGGCCGGAGTGGACCCGGCCCAGATCATCGGGATCGGCACCGACTTCACGTCCTGCACCGTGCTTCCCGTCCGGTCGGACGGCACCCCCCTGTGCGAGCTCCCGGAGCTGGCCGGACGGCCGCACGCCTGGCCGAAGCTGTGGAAGCACCACGCGGCGCAGCCGCAGGCCGACCGCATCACCGCGCTGGCGCACGAGCGCGAGGAGAAGTGGATCAAGCGGTACGGCGGCCGGATCTCCTCGGAGTGGCAGTTCGCCAAGGCGCTGCAGGTACTGGAGGAGGACCCGGACACCTACCGGCGCACGGAACGCTGGATCGAGGCGGCGGACTGGATCGTCTGGCAGCTGACCGGCCGCGAGACGCGCAACGCCTGCACGGCCGGCTACAAGGGGCTCCACCAGGACGGCGGCTACCCCTCCACCGACTATCTGGGCGCGCTGCATCCGGGCTTCGCCGACTTCGCGGCCACGCGCCTGGCCCACCCGCTCTCGCCGCTGGGGTCGCGGGTGGGGACGCTGACCGCCGAGGCGGCCCGCCGGACCGGCCTGCCGGAGGGCGTCGCGGTGGCCGCCGGCAACGTCGACGCCCATGTCACCGCCCCGGCGGCCCGCGCGGTCGAGAACGGCAGGCTGCTGGCGATCATGGGGACGTCGACCTGCCACGTGGTCAACAGCGGCGTCCTCGCCGAGGTCCCGGGGATCTGCGGCGTCGTGGACGGCGGCATCACCGCCGGAGCCTACGGCTACGAGGCCGGGCAGAGCGCGGTCGGCGACGTCTTCGCCTGGTGGACCCGCATGACCGGCCGGGACCACGACGAGCTGGCGGCCGGATCCGCGGCCGCGCCCGTCGGCTCGCACGGGCTGGTGGCGCTGGACTGGATGGGCGGCAACCGCTCGGTCCTGGTCGACCACCACCTGTCGGGCGTCGTCGCGGGCATGACCCTGGCCACCCGCCCGGAGGAGGTCTACCGCGCCCTCATGGAGGGGACGGCCTACGGGACGCGGGTCATCGTCGAGGCCTTCGAGGCGGCCGGGATCCCGGTCGAGGAGTTCGTCGTCGCCGGCGGGCTGAAACGCAACGCGGCGCTGATGCAGATCTACGCCGACGTCCTGCGCCGGCCGGTCTCCATCGCCGCCTCCGACCAGGCGCCGGCGCTCGGCGCCGCCATCCACGCCGCGGTCGCGGCGGGCGCCTACCGGGACGTCCCGGAGGCCGCGGCGGCGATGGGCCGGGTGGTCACCGCGGCCTACGCGCCCGATCCCGCGAGGGCCCGGGCCTACGACCTCCTGTACGCGGAGTACCGCGAACTGCACGACCATTTCGCGGCCAGGGGCGGAGCGAGCAGCGACGTCCTGCACCGGCTGCGGCGGCTGCGCAACGACGCGCTCGGCTCGGAAGGAGACCGGTGATGCCCGGCGCCCAGGACGACGGGATCCACGCGGTGCGGCGGACCGTCAGCGACCTGCACGCCGAGCTCGTCAGGTACGGGCTGGTGGTGTGGACGGCCGGGAACGTCTCCGCCCGGGTGCCCGGCCGCGACCTGATGGTCATCAAACCCAGCGGCGTCTCCTACGACGACCTGTCCCCGGAGGCGATGGTGGTCTGCGACCTCGAAGGGGCGGTCGTCGAAGGCGACCTGCGGCCTTCGAGCGACACCGCCGCGCACGCCTACGTCTACCGGCACATGCCCGAGGTCGGCGGGGTGGTGCACACCCACTCCGCGTACGCCTGCGCCTGGGCCGCGCGCGGCGAGCCGGTGCCCTGCGTCCTGACGGCCATGGCCGACGAGTTCGGCGCGGAGATCCCCCTCGGCCCGTTCGCGCCCATCGGCGACGACTCGATCGGGCGCGGCGTCGTCGGCACCCTGCGCGGCCACCGCTCCCCAGCGGTGATCATGCGCAACCACGGCGTCTTCACCATCGGCGCGGACGCGCGGGCCGCGGTCAAGGCCGCGGTGATGTGCGAGGACGCGGCGCGGACGGTGCACCTCGCCCGCCAGCTCGGCGATCCCGTCCCGCTCCGGCCCGAGGACATCGACCGCCTGTACCACCGCTACCAGAACGTCTACGGACAGCGTCCGTGACCCGCGAAGGGAGCAGCCCCGCGATGGCACCGACCATCTGGTTCCTCACCGGAAGCCAGTCCCTGTACGGCGAGGACACGCTCCACCAGGTCGCCGGGCAGTCACGGCGGATCGCCCAGGCCCTGGACGAGGATCCGGACATCCCGGCGGCGGTGCGGTGGCGCCCGGTGCTCACCGAGGCGGATGCCATCCGGCGCACGATGCTCCAGGCGAGCGCGGACGACGACTGCATCGGGGTCATCACCTGGATGCACACGTTCTCGCCCGCCAAGATGTGGATCGCCGGGCTGAACGCGCTGCTGCGACCGCTGCTGCACCTGCACACCCAGGCGAAC encodes:
- the fdhA gene encoding formaldehyde dehydrogenase, glutathione-independent, with amino-acid sequence MADTNRGVVYQGPGEVTVENLDFPKLELAEQGGRKLEHGAILKVLATNICGSDQHMVRGRTTAPAGLTLGHEITGEVIETGRDVEFIKRGDLVSVPFNIACGRCRNCKERHTGVCENVNRERPGAAYGYVDMGGWHGGQAEYAVVPYADFNLLRFPADRDTVMEKLPDLSMLSDIFPTGYHGAYTAGVTTGSTVYVAGAGPVGLASATACLLLGAAVVIVGDMNGQRLEQARGFGCETIDLSEHGDVAAQIEQILGVPEVDASVDCVGFEARGQGHEGARTEQPATVLNTLMEVTRTAAGLGIPGLYVTGDPGASDENAKEGQLGLRIGLGWAKSQYIVTGQCPVMKYNRQLMMAILHDRVHIARNVNASVIPLEQAPQGYAEFDRGAARKYVLDPHGTLGAAA
- a CDS encoding LacI family DNA-binding transcriptional regulator — its product is MADHGTPNPPIMADVAQLAGVSHQTVSRVVNDHPNVSARTRARVQAAIAELGYRPNSAARTLVTRRSRTLGVVSFESTLYGPASMLHGIEQAARNADFFVSIVSLRAITQRALLDAVGRLAEQAVEGVVVIAPHTSTNDVLAQAGRLVPLVGAGCGLTAGVPMAAIDQREGAVAATRHLLDLGHRTVHHVAGPVTWLDAVGRADGWRATLTEAGAAVPEPLTGDWSARSGYEAGRRLARDPSVTAVFCANDHMALGVLRALHEAGRRVPEDVSLVGFDDIPEAAYFIPPLSTVRQDFGELGRRSLELLVQRLGEPSGPPGNVLIPPELVVRSSARPAPRT
- a CDS encoding ribulokinase, coding for MPAYFSDEGIVSANINQAACVVGVDFGTLSGRAVVVRVADGAELGGAVHDYGDAVIERVLPGTGEPLPPDWALQNPADWRAVLRTAVPAAVAEAGVDPAQIIGIGTDFTSCTVLPVRSDGTPLCELPELAGRPHAWPKLWKHHAAQPQADRITALAHEREEKWIKRYGGRISSEWQFAKALQVLEEDPDTYRRTERWIEAADWIVWQLTGRETRNACTAGYKGLHQDGGYPSTDYLGALHPGFADFAATRLAHPLSPLGSRVGTLTAEAARRTGLPEGVAVAAGNVDAHVTAPAARAVENGRLLAIMGTSTCHVVNSGVLAEVPGICGVVDGGITAGAYGYEAGQSAVGDVFAWWTRMTGRDHDELAAGSAAAPVGSHGLVALDWMGGNRSVLVDHHLSGVVAGMTLATRPEEVYRALMEGTAYGTRVIVEAFEAAGIPVEEFVVAGGLKRNAALMQIYADVLRRPVSIAASDQAPALGAAIHAAVAAGAYRDVPEAAAAMGRVVTAAYAPDPARARAYDLLYAEYRELHDHFAARGGASSDVLHRLRRLRNDALGSEGDR
- a CDS encoding L-ribulose-5-phosphate 4-epimerase, whose product is MPGAQDDGIHAVRRTVSDLHAELVRYGLVVWTAGNVSARVPGRDLMVIKPSGVSYDDLSPEAMVVCDLEGAVVEGDLRPSSDTAAHAYVYRHMPEVGGVVHTHSAYACAWAARGEPVPCVLTAMADEFGAEIPLGPFAPIGDDSIGRGVVGTLRGHRSPAVIMRNHGVFTIGADARAAVKAAVMCEDAARTVHLARQLGDPVPLRPEDIDRLYHRYQNVYGQRP